The Dehalococcoidia bacterium sequence AGATGTGCGACCTGGTGCTGCGCGAGACCGGGCTGATGCCGCACGTCAACCAGGGCGTCATGGAAGCCGACGAGATCACTGCGCTGCGCGACGTCAGCGTGTCGATGGGGATGATGCTCGAGACGGTGTCGATGCGGTTGCACGAGAAGGGCATGGCGCACTGGAACTGCCCCGGCAAGATCCCCGAAGAGCGCCTGCGCACGATGCGCTTCGCCGGCGAACAGAAGGTCGCCTGGACGACAGGCATCCTCATTGGGATCGGTGAGACGCGGGAAGAGCGTGTCGACTCGCTGCAGGCGATCCGCGACCTGCACGACGAGTACGGCCACATACAGGAAGTCATCATCCAGAACTTCCGTGTCAAGGAAGACATCGCGATGCGGCACAAGGACGAGCCGAGCGTCTTCGAGATGCTGCGCACCATTGCCACCGCTCGCTTGATGCTCGGCTCAGAGATGAACCTCCAGGCGCCGCCGAACCTGACTCCCGACGCGCACGGTATGTACCTGCTCGCCGGCATCAACGACTGGGGCGGCATCTCGCCGGTCACGAAGGACTTCATCAACCCGGAACGGCCATGGCCCGCGCTTGCCGACTTGCGCGAGACATGCGCCGATGCCGGCTTCGAGCTGCGTGAGCGGCTCGGACTTTATCCGGAATACATTCGAGAGGA is a genomic window containing:
- the cofG gene encoding 7,8-didemethyl-8-hydroxy-5-deazariboflavin synthase CofG is translated as MTQLVETGIPDILRRAERGERLSPHDGYRLLNADATELTEIMAAASRLRDRVHGRTVTYSRKVFIPLTNLCRQKCGYCTFARGPRDPIAHTMSPDEVLAVARQGARQGCKEALFSLGERPEEIYDFVRDDLARYGHTTTSSYLREMCDLVLRETGLMPHVNQGVMEADEITALRDVSVSMGMMLETVSMRLHEKGMAHWNCPGKIPEERLRTMRFAGEQKVAWTTGILIGIGETREERVDSLQAIRDLHDEYGHIQEVIIQNFRVKEDIAMRHKDEPSVFEMLRTIATARLMLGSEMNLQAPPNLTPDAHGMYLLAGINDWGGISPVTKDFINPERPWPALADLRETCADAGFELRERLGLYPEYIREDTGFIPEAFRPAIGRLADADGLVKREEERW